In Xanthomonas sacchari, a genomic segment contains:
- a CDS encoding efflux RND transporter permease subunit has product MKLSDVSITRPVFAAVMSLLLVVLGVMAYSRLTLRELPAIDPPIVSVEVRYPGASAAVVESRITQVLEDALAGIEGIETIQARSSNGVADISIEFRATRDIEAAANDVRDAVSRVLDRLPDKADAPEIAKVEADADAILWLNMSSSTMDALQLSDYAERYVVDRLSSIDGVAQVRLGGRQRYAMRIWLDRDQLAARDLTVTDVENALARENVELPAGRLESTDRDFTLRVERSYRAPADFAAIPLGKGRDGYVVRLGDVAKVELASAERRAYFRSNGVPNVGLGIVKTSTANSLDVARAARAAAQQIQQTLPKGTQIFVAFDSTVFIDASVERVYHTLIEAVVLVLVVIWLFLGSVRAALIPAVTVPVCLVAAFIALYAFGFSINLLTLLALVLCIGLVVDDAIVVVENIQRRVDLGEPALVAARRGTAQVAFAVIATTAVLVAVFLPVGFLEGNTGRLFRELAVALAAAVAISAFVALTLTPMMSSKLLKAHAREQPNRVHGWVEARLQGLSARYRRVLERHVGRAWLFGALMLAALAASALLARIIPSELAPAEDRGSFQVMIDAPEGAGFDYTVGQMHQVEAILDRYRGDGQPIARANPRVPGSFGASEEMHTGRVSVFLRDWSERDVATADVAATLQDELRALPGVRARTQVGGGLVNGRGQPFQIVLGGPDYAEIAQWRDRLLARIADNPGLVGADSDYKETRPQMRVEIDRQRAADLGVPVTEIGRALETLMGARQVTTFVDNGEEYDVMLQASRDGRADPADLAAIRVRADSGQLIPLSNLVSLREVAEPGNLHRFNRLRAITINAGLAPGYPLGEAIAWAQQVAREELPDYAQLDWKGESREYQQAGGAVLLTFALALLIVYLVLAAQFESFIHPLVIMLTVPLGVLGALIGLAISGGTLNLFSQIGIVMLVGLAAKNGILIVEFANQLRDAGRSVRDAIVEASAVRLRPILMTSLATVVGAIPLVVAGGPGSASRATIGIVVIFGVSVSTLLSLFVVPAFYALLAPYTRSPDAVQQRLQQLEAQTPSVGGHA; this is encoded by the coding sequence ATGAAGCTGTCCGACGTCTCCATCACCCGGCCGGTGTTCGCCGCGGTGATGAGCCTGTTGCTGGTGGTGCTGGGGGTGATGGCGTACAGCCGGCTGACCCTGCGCGAACTGCCGGCGATCGACCCGCCGATCGTGTCGGTGGAGGTGCGCTACCCCGGCGCCTCGGCAGCGGTGGTGGAAAGCCGCATCACCCAGGTGCTGGAGGATGCGCTGGCCGGCATCGAAGGCATCGAGACGATCCAGGCGCGCAGTTCCAACGGCGTGGCCGACATCAGCATCGAGTTTCGTGCCACCCGCGACATCGAGGCCGCCGCCAACGACGTGCGCGACGCGGTCAGCCGCGTGCTCGACCGCCTGCCCGACAAGGCCGACGCGCCGGAGATCGCCAAGGTCGAGGCCGATGCCGACGCCATCCTGTGGCTCAACATGAGCTCCAGCACGATGGACGCGCTGCAGCTGTCCGACTACGCCGAACGCTATGTGGTGGATCGCCTGTCCAGCATCGACGGCGTCGCCCAGGTGCGCCTGGGCGGGCGCCAGCGCTACGCGATGCGGATCTGGCTGGACCGCGACCAGCTGGCCGCGCGCGACCTCACCGTGACCGACGTGGAGAACGCCCTGGCCCGCGAGAACGTCGAACTGCCGGCTGGCCGCCTGGAGTCGACCGACCGCGACTTCACCCTGCGGGTGGAGCGCAGCTATCGCGCGCCGGCGGATTTCGCCGCGATCCCGCTGGGCAAGGGCCGCGACGGCTACGTGGTGCGGCTGGGCGACGTGGCCAAGGTGGAACTGGCCTCGGCCGAGCGCCGCGCCTACTTCCGCAGCAACGGCGTGCCCAACGTCGGCCTGGGCATCGTCAAGACCTCCACCGCCAACAGCCTGGACGTGGCCCGCGCCGCGCGCGCGGCCGCGCAGCAGATCCAGCAGACCCTGCCCAAGGGCACGCAGATCTTCGTCGCCTTCGATTCCACCGTGTTCATCGATGCCTCGGTGGAGCGGGTCTACCACACCCTGATCGAGGCGGTGGTGCTGGTGCTGGTGGTGATCTGGCTGTTCCTGGGCAGCGTGCGCGCGGCGTTGATCCCGGCAGTGACGGTGCCGGTGTGCCTGGTGGCCGCGTTCATCGCCCTGTATGCCTTCGGCTTCTCGATCAATCTGCTGACCCTGCTGGCCCTGGTGCTGTGCATCGGCCTGGTGGTGGACGATGCGATCGTGGTGGTGGAGAACATCCAGCGCCGCGTCGACCTCGGCGAACCGGCGCTGGTGGCGGCGCGGCGCGGCACCGCACAGGTCGCCTTCGCGGTGATCGCCACCACCGCGGTGCTGGTGGCGGTGTTCCTGCCGGTCGGCTTCCTCGAAGGCAACACCGGGCGCCTGTTCCGCGAGCTGGCGGTGGCGCTGGCCGCGGCGGTGGCGATCTCCGCCTTCGTCGCGCTGACCCTGACCCCGATGATGTCGTCCAAGCTGCTCAAGGCGCATGCGCGCGAGCAGCCCAACCGCGTGCATGGCTGGGTCGAGGCGCGGCTGCAGGGGCTCAGTGCGCGCTACCGGCGCGTGCTCGAGCGCCACGTCGGCCGCGCCTGGCTGTTCGGCGCGCTGATGCTGGCGGCGCTGGCGGCCAGTGCGCTGCTGGCGCGGATCATCCCGTCGGAACTGGCGCCGGCCGAGGACCGCGGCTCGTTCCAGGTGATGATCGATGCGCCGGAAGGCGCCGGCTTCGACTACACGGTGGGGCAGATGCACCAGGTCGAGGCCATCCTCGACCGCTACCGCGGCGACGGCCAGCCGATCGCGCGGGCCAATCCGCGCGTGCCCGGCAGCTTCGGCGCCAGCGAGGAGATGCACACCGGCCGGGTCAGCGTGTTCCTGCGCGACTGGAGCGAGCGCGACGTGGCCACCGCCGACGTCGCCGCGACGCTGCAGGACGAACTGCGCGCCTTGCCTGGCGTGCGTGCGCGCACCCAGGTCGGCGGCGGCCTGGTCAACGGCCGCGGGCAGCCGTTCCAGATCGTGCTCGGCGGCCCCGACTACGCCGAGATCGCGCAATGGCGCGACCGCCTGCTGGCGCGCATCGCCGACAATCCCGGCCTGGTCGGCGCCGACTCGGACTACAAGGAAACCCGGCCGCAGATGCGCGTGGAGATCGACCGCCAGCGCGCGGCCGACCTCGGCGTGCCGGTGACCGAGATCGGCCGTGCGCTGGAAACGCTGATGGGCGCGCGCCAGGTCACCACCTTCGTCGACAACGGCGAGGAATACGACGTGATGCTGCAGGCCAGCCGCGACGGCCGCGCCGATCCGGCCGACCTGGCGGCGATCCGGGTGCGCGCCGACAGCGGCCAGCTGATCCCGCTGTCCAATCTGGTGAGCCTGCGCGAGGTCGCCGAGCCCGGCAACCTGCACCGCTTCAACCGCCTGCGCGCGATCACCATCAATGCCGGCCTGGCCCCGGGCTATCCGCTGGGCGAGGCGATCGCGTGGGCGCAGCAGGTGGCGCGCGAGGAACTGCCCGACTACGCGCAGCTCGACTGGAAGGGCGAATCGCGCGAGTACCAGCAGGCCGGCGGCGCGGTGCTGCTGACCTTCGCCCTGGCGCTGCTGATCGTGTACCTGGTGCTGGCGGCGCAGTTCGAGAGCTTCATCCACCCGCTGGTGATCATGCTGACCGTGCCGCTGGGGGTGCTGGGCGCACTGATCGGCCTGGCGATCAGCGGCGGCACGCTCAACCTGTTCAGCCAGATCGGCATCGTGATGCTGGTCGGGCTGGCGGCCAAGAACGGCATCCTGATCGTCGAGTTCGCCAACCAGTTGCGCGACGCCGGGCGCAGCGTGCGCGATGCCATCGTCGAAGCCTCGGCGGTGCGGCTGCGGCCGATCCTGATGACCTCGCTGGCCACCGTGGTCGGCGCGATCCCGCTGGTGGTCGCCGGCGGTCCCGGTTCGGCCAGCCGCGCCACCATCGGCATCGTGGTGATCTTCGGCGTGTCGGTGTCCACGCTGCTGTCGCTGTTCGTGGTGCCGGCGTTCTACGCGCTGCTGGCGCCGTACACGCGCTCGCCGGATGCGGTGCAGCAGCGCCTGCAGCAACTGGAAGCGCAGACCCCGTCGGTCGGCGGCCACGCCTGA
- a CDS encoding glycosyltransferase family 4 protein has product MKFLFVGTNPENTGAATHFVALAQALAGVGHQVDVIACEGGLIADELRRSGIRVHVGHFRNVLDPAGYGPLLRMARHNRPDWLVGNFGKEYWPLLLAGRALGIPVTLFRHRTPAMSALSGYAIPRLAARFFAVSHYARQAYLERGVPEALVQVLYNPVTMERLRPDPERGRAIRAAQGLPEDAIVLGYSGRMHAGKGIFPLLEAAGAAMAQEPRLHCLWLGDGPDAAQLQAQAQAQPHGERHRFVGWVNDTTPYYNAMSMLAFPSLAPETFGRVSVEAQASAVPVLASHVGGTAETLDPGVSGELLTPGDVDSWRDAILRLCDSERRQRMGQAGREFVERHFGGAVIAAQFVHLLQQPRCAPRPLASSRTDPA; this is encoded by the coding sequence ATGAAATTCCTATTCGTCGGGACCAATCCCGAAAACACCGGCGCGGCCACGCATTTCGTGGCCCTGGCGCAGGCCCTGGCCGGCGTCGGCCACCAGGTCGACGTGATCGCCTGCGAAGGCGGCCTGATCGCCGACGAGCTGCGCCGCAGCGGCATCCGCGTGCACGTCGGGCACTTCCGCAACGTGCTGGATCCGGCCGGCTACGGGCCGTTGCTGCGGATGGCGCGGCACAACCGGCCGGACTGGCTGGTCGGCAACTTCGGCAAGGAATACTGGCCGCTGCTGCTGGCCGGGCGCGCCCTGGGCATCCCCGTCACGCTGTTCCGCCACCGCACCCCGGCGATGAGCGCACTGTCCGGCTATGCCATCCCGCGGCTGGCGGCGCGCTTCTTCGCGGTGTCGCACTACGCGCGGCAGGCCTACCTGGAGCGCGGCGTGCCCGAGGCGCTGGTGCAGGTGCTGTACAACCCGGTGACCATGGAACGGCTGCGCCCGGATCCGGAACGCGGCCGCGCCATCCGCGCCGCGCAGGGCTTGCCCGAGGATGCGATCGTGCTCGGCTACAGCGGGCGCATGCATGCCGGCAAGGGCATCTTCCCGTTGCTGGAAGCCGCGGGCGCGGCGATGGCGCAGGAGCCGCGGCTGCACTGCCTGTGGCTGGGCGACGGCCCGGACGCGGCGCAGTTGCAGGCGCAGGCGCAGGCCCAGCCGCATGGCGAACGCCACCGCTTCGTCGGCTGGGTCAACGACACCACCCCGTACTACAACGCGATGTCGATGCTGGCGTTCCCGTCGCTGGCGCCGGAAACCTTCGGCCGGGTCTCGGTGGAAGCGCAGGCCAGCGCGGTGCCGGTGCTGGCCAGCCACGTCGGCGGTACCGCGGAGACGCTGGACCCCGGCGTCAGCGGCGAACTGCTCACGCCCGGCGACGTGGACAGCTGGCGCGACGCGATCCTGCGCCTGTGCGACAGCGAACGGCGCCAGCGCATGGGTCAGGCCGGGCGCGAGTTCGTGGAGCGCCATTTCGGCGGCGCGGTGATCGCCGCGCAGTTCGTGCACCTGCTGCAGCAGCCGCGCTGCGCGCCGCGGCCGCTGGCCTCGTCGCGCACCGACCCGGCCTGA
- a CDS encoding polysaccharide deacetylase family protein, which yields MPSDTAATARIPIFMYHNVAEAPRHLQVYRSLYVSPGRFARQMRLLQRLGYRGVSMSDAMPYLRGERQGKVAVVTLDDGYLDNLHAALPVLQRLGFTATVYMVSGCIGRHNVWDAQKLGIEKPLMNLAELRQWRAGGMEIGAHTRSHPHLTGCSDAALREEIGGCKRELEDLLGEAVPQFCYPYGDVDDRVADAVREAGYTAATSTRRGRAPAGSDPMRYPRIQVARHHLLPQFALRAFTAYEDRRG from the coding sequence ATGCCCTCCGACACCGCCGCCACGGCCCGCATTCCGATCTTCATGTACCACAACGTGGCCGAGGCGCCGCGCCACCTGCAGGTGTACCGCAGCCTGTACGTCAGCCCGGGCCGCTTCGCCCGGCAGATGCGCCTGCTGCAGCGGCTGGGCTACCGCGGCGTGTCCATGTCCGACGCCATGCCGTACCTGCGCGGCGAGCGCCAGGGCAAGGTCGCGGTGGTCACCCTGGACGACGGCTACCTGGACAACCTGCACGCGGCGCTGCCGGTGCTGCAGCGGCTGGGCTTCACCGCCACGGTGTACATGGTCAGCGGCTGCATCGGCCGCCACAACGTGTGGGATGCGCAGAAGCTGGGCATCGAAAAGCCGCTGATGAACCTCGCCGAGCTGCGCCAGTGGCGCGCCGGCGGCATGGAGATTGGCGCGCACACCCGCTCGCACCCGCACCTGACCGGCTGCAGCGATGCGGCCCTGCGCGAGGAGATCGGCGGCTGCAAGCGCGAACTGGAGGACCTGCTCGGCGAGGCGGTGCCGCAGTTCTGCTACCCCTACGGCGACGTCGACGACCGCGTCGCCGACGCGGTGCGCGAGGCCGGCTACACCGCCGCCACCAGCACCCGCCGCGGCCGTGCCCCCGCCGGCTCGGACCCGATGCGCTACCCGCGCATCCAGGTCGCGCGCCACCACCTGCTGCCGCAGTTCGCGCTGCGCGCCTTCACCGCCTACGAGGACCGGCGCGGATGA
- a CDS encoding GNAT family N-acetyltransferase produces MSETAAADPWRDLQLHLDGIVLRRWRASDLDALVCHADDAQVARWVSRRFPHPYTRADGEAFLGGQVIDLNNPVLAIEIGGEACGGIGLHAAAQPAPELAELGYWLGSAHWGQGRMTRIVAAYLDWAAPALGLQRIEALTLPDNHGSARVLQKNGFAEIGTRRELAVRDGQARDLRWFARTWPAA; encoded by the coding sequence ATGTCCGAGACCGCCGCTGCCGACCCCTGGCGCGACCTGCAACTGCATCTGGATGGCATCGTGCTGCGGCGCTGGCGTGCCAGCGACCTGGACGCGCTGGTTTGTCACGCCGACGATGCCCAGGTGGCACGCTGGGTGAGCCGACGCTTCCCGCATCCGTACACACGTGCCGACGGCGAGGCCTTCCTGGGCGGGCAGGTGATCGATCTGAACAATCCGGTGCTGGCGATTGAAATCGGCGGCGAGGCCTGCGGTGGGATCGGCTTGCATGCCGCGGCGCAACCGGCGCCGGAACTGGCCGAGCTCGGCTACTGGCTCGGCAGTGCGCACTGGGGGCAGGGGCGGATGACCCGCATCGTTGCCGCCTACCTGGACTGGGCGGCGCCGGCCCTAGGCTTGCAGCGGATCGAGGCGTTGACGCTGCCGGACAATCACGGCTCGGCGCGGGTGCTGCAGAAGAACGGGTTTGCCGAGATCGGCACGCGCCGCGAGCTGGCGGTGCGCGATGGACAGGCGCGCGACCTGCGATGGTTCGCGCGGACCTGGCCGGCGGCCTGA
- a CDS encoding TrmH family RNA methyltransferase, translated as MTSPWGNRPRGGRPPAPPARGAGGEGAAAAGTRNELRLYGLNAVRAVYARRPEAIRKLYLSEARIPALQPLLKWCVANRVGYRVVDEADLHKLAASSHHEGVVADVLRAAPLALADWLQTLAPGPAVALWLDGVGNPHNLGAILRSAAHFGVGAILLPEQAALALSGAAARVAEGGAEAVPLVRLPPAAQAQAQLRAAGFALAATLVAGGDDLFAAALPQRLVYVMGAESDGMDRGFAQACDLRLSIPGSGAVESLNVAAATAVLLGTWRSRHPHAHAVR; from the coding sequence ATGACCTCGCCGTGGGGCAACCGCCCGCGCGGGGGCCGTCCCCCCGCTCCGCCCGCGAGAGGAGCCGGAGGTGAGGGGGCGGCGGCGGCCGGCACCCGCAACGAACTGCGCCTGTACGGCCTCAACGCGGTGCGCGCGGTATACGCGCGGCGGCCGGAGGCGATCCGCAAGCTGTACCTGAGCGAGGCGCGGATCCCGGCGCTGCAGCCGCTGCTGAAGTGGTGCGTGGCCAATCGGGTCGGCTACCGCGTCGTGGACGAGGCCGACCTGCACAAGCTCGCCGCCAGCAGCCACCACGAAGGCGTGGTCGCCGACGTGCTGCGCGCCGCGCCGCTGGCCTTGGCCGACTGGCTGCAGACGCTGGCGCCGGGGCCGGCGGTGGCGCTGTGGCTGGATGGCGTGGGCAACCCGCACAACCTCGGCGCGATCCTGCGCTCGGCGGCGCATTTCGGCGTGGGCGCGATCCTGCTGCCGGAGCAGGCCGCGCTGGCGCTGTCCGGCGCCGCCGCGCGCGTGGCCGAGGGCGGCGCCGAGGCGGTGCCGCTGGTGCGGCTGCCGCCCGCGGCGCAGGCGCAGGCGCAACTGCGCGCGGCCGGCTTCGCCCTGGCGGCGACGCTGGTGGCCGGCGGCGACGATCTGTTCGCCGCCGCGCTGCCGCAACGCCTGGTCTACGTGATGGGCGCCGAGAGCGACGGCATGGACCGCGGCTTCGCGCAGGCCTGCGACCTGCGCCTGTCGATCCCGGGCAGCGGGGCGGTGGAAAGCCTCAACGTCGCCGCCGCCACGGCGGTGTTGCTGGGAACCTGGCGCAGCCGGCATCCGCACGCGCACGCGGTGCGCTGA
- a CDS encoding tryptorubin family RiPP precursor has protein sequence MSLMKLLFSLKHLLSSKKPLKSYAWYIWY, from the coding sequence ATGTCGCTCATGAAGCTGCTGTTCTCCCTCAAGCACCTGCTGTCGTCGAAGAAGCCGCTGAAGTCGTACGCCTGGTACATCTGGTACTGA
- a CDS encoding LacI family DNA-binding transcriptional regulator: MMGIRQRRAGSAVTLLDVARHAGVSPMTASRVINRHPRVSATMRERVEASIQALGYRPNLAGRSLRTAGLARIGVLYSNPSAAYLNQFMLGVLEQSSLEGCQVLVEKSEDSDSQRAATERLLDAGADGLILPPPLCDARQTIAELEARGIPLVAVATGAPMPRVSSVRIDDYQAACALTRYLLDLGHRDIGFISGDPGHTPSALRSRAFFDTMAQAGLTVAPQRVAEGLFTYRSGLLAATTLLQATPRPSAILCSNDDMAAAALAIAHGLRLRVPEDLSIAGFDDTPVATTIWPELTTIHQPVTAMGGAAVTLLLAEIRQRRDGLPSRGTHQVLDYTLVTRGSTAPPRR, from the coding sequence TTGATGGGCATACGGCAACGCCGCGCGGGCTCAGCGGTGACGTTGCTGGATGTGGCCCGCCATGCCGGCGTGTCGCCGATGACCGCCTCGCGCGTGATCAACCGCCACCCGCGCGTGAGCGCGACCATGCGCGAACGCGTCGAAGCGTCGATCCAGGCGCTCGGCTACCGCCCCAACCTCGCCGGCCGCTCGCTGCGCACCGCCGGACTGGCGCGCATCGGCGTGCTGTACAGCAATCCCAGCGCGGCCTACCTCAACCAGTTCATGCTCGGCGTGCTGGAGCAGAGCAGCCTGGAAGGCTGCCAGGTGCTGGTGGAGAAGAGCGAGGACAGCGACAGCCAGCGCGCCGCCACCGAACGCCTGCTCGATGCCGGCGCCGACGGCCTGATCCTGCCGCCGCCGCTGTGCGATGCGCGGCAGACCATCGCCGAACTGGAGGCGCGCGGCATTCCGCTGGTGGCGGTGGCCACCGGCGCGCCGATGCCCAGGGTCAGCTCGGTGCGCATCGACGACTACCAGGCCGCGTGCGCGCTCACCCGGTACCTGCTCGACCTGGGCCACCGCGACATCGGCTTCATCAGCGGCGATCCCGGCCACACGCCCAGCGCGCTGCGCAGCCGCGCGTTCTTCGACACCATGGCCCAGGCCGGGCTGACGGTGGCGCCGCAGCGCGTGGCCGAAGGACTGTTCACCTACCGCTCCGGGCTGCTCGCGGCCACCACGCTGCTGCAGGCCACGCCGCGCCCCAGCGCGATCCTGTGCAGCAACGACGACATGGCCGCGGCGGCGCTGGCGATCGCGCACGGGCTGCGCCTGCGCGTGCCCGAGGACCTGTCGATCGCCGGTTTCGACGACACGCCGGTGGCGACCACGATCTGGCCGGAGCTGACCACCATCCACCAGCCGGTCACGGCGATGGGCGGAGCGGCGGTGACGCTGCTGCTCGCCGAGATCCGCCAGCGCCGCGACGGCCTGCCCAGCCGCGGCACCCACCAGGTGCTGGACTACACCCTGGTCACGCGCGGGTCCACCGCGCCGCCGCGGCGCTGA
- a CDS encoding M28 family peptidase: MRRLAVVIAAVLSLSSPAVAAEATRIPEAALRDAATLRERALADDTGWKVVESLTTEIGPRLAGSDADARAVAWATAKFKALGFDKVWTEPVTFPKWERRSEHAQVLGAHAQPLTVTALGGSPGGTVEAEVVRFADLAALRAAPADALRGKIAFVDYQMLRTRDGKDYGNGGAVRSKGPSEAIRKGAVGFVMRSAGTDSHRVPHTGITRFDEGLTPVPSAALSVPDANQLARLLARGPVRLRLALDCGWDGTATSYNVIGQITGRTLPDEVVLIGGHLDSWDLGTGAIDDGAGVAISMAAGHLIGQLKQAPKRSIRVVAFANEEQGLYGGKAYAQAHAQDVARHQIAAESDFGAGRIYAFNTGSGDAAGSREATRQIAEALAPLGIAYAPDAGGPGPDVGPLAAKGAAWAWLAQDGSDYFDLHHTADDTLDKIDPKALAQNVAAYAVFAYLAAQADGGFGSQAKTVEPPKE; the protein is encoded by the coding sequence ATGCGCCGTCTCGCCGTCGTCATCGCTGCCGTCCTGAGCCTGTCCTCCCCTGCCGTCGCCGCCGAGGCCACGCGCATTCCGGAGGCAGCGTTGCGCGATGCGGCGACGCTGCGGGAGCGGGCGCTGGCCGACGACACCGGCTGGAAGGTGGTCGAGTCGCTGACCACCGAGATCGGTCCGCGCCTGGCCGGCAGCGACGCCGATGCGCGCGCGGTGGCCTGGGCCACGGCGAAGTTCAAGGCGCTGGGCTTCGACAAGGTGTGGACCGAGCCGGTGACGTTCCCGAAGTGGGAGCGGCGCAGCGAACACGCCCAGGTGCTCGGCGCGCACGCACAACCGCTGACCGTCACCGCGCTGGGCGGCAGCCCCGGCGGCACGGTCGAGGCCGAGGTGGTGCGCTTTGCCGACCTGGCCGCGTTGCGGGCGGCGCCGGCCGACGCGCTGCGCGGCAAGATCGCCTTCGTCGATTACCAGATGCTGCGCACCCGCGACGGCAAGGACTACGGCAATGGCGGCGCGGTGCGCAGCAAGGGGCCGTCCGAAGCGATCCGCAAGGGCGCCGTCGGCTTCGTGATGCGCTCGGCCGGCACCGATTCGCACCGTGTGCCGCATACCGGCATCACCCGCTTCGACGAGGGACTGACGCCGGTGCCTTCTGCGGCGCTGTCGGTACCCGACGCCAACCAGTTGGCGCGCCTGCTGGCGCGCGGCCCGGTGCGCCTGCGCCTGGCGCTGGACTGCGGCTGGGACGGCACCGCCACCTCCTACAACGTGATCGGGCAGATCACCGGGCGCACGCTGCCCGACGAGGTCGTGCTGATCGGCGGCCACCTGGATTCGTGGGACCTGGGCACCGGCGCGATCGACGACGGCGCCGGCGTCGCCATCAGCATGGCCGCCGGGCATCTGATCGGCCAGCTCAAGCAGGCGCCCAAGCGCAGCATCCGCGTGGTCGCCTTCGCCAACGAGGAGCAGGGCCTGTACGGCGGCAAGGCCTACGCGCAGGCGCATGCGCAGGACGTGGCACGGCATCAGATCGCCGCCGAAAGCGACTTCGGCGCCGGCCGCATCTATGCCTTCAACACCGGCTCCGGCGACGCCGCCGGCTCGCGCGAAGCGACCCGGCAGATCGCCGAGGCGCTGGCGCCGCTCGGCATCGCCTATGCGCCGGACGCCGGCGGCCCCGGCCCGGACGTCGGTCCGCTGGCCGCCAAGGGCGCTGCCTGGGCCTGGCTGGCGCAGGACGGCAGCGACTACTTCGATCTGCACCACACCGCCGACGACACCCTGGACAAGATCGACCCGAAGGCGCTGGCGCAGAACGTCGCCGCGTATGCGGTGTTCGCATATCTGGCGGCACAGGCCGATGGCGGTTTCGGCAGCCAGGCCAAGACAGTGGAACCGCCCAAGGAGTAA
- the mscL gene encoding large-conductance mechanosensitive channel protein MscL, which produces MSMIREFKEFAMRGNVLDLAVGVVLGAAFGKIVTALVEKIIMPPIGLLVGGVDFSRWAWTLRAATVDAAGKPVPAVAIGIGDFLNTIIQFVIVAFAIFMLVKAINRIARKEPPAPKAPSEEVLLLREIRDSLKPEPRPE; this is translated from the coding sequence ATGAGCATGATCCGCGAATTCAAGGAATTCGCCATGCGCGGCAACGTGCTCGACCTGGCGGTCGGCGTGGTGCTCGGCGCCGCGTTCGGCAAGATCGTCACCGCGCTGGTGGAGAAGATCATCATGCCGCCGATCGGACTGCTCGTGGGCGGCGTGGATTTCTCGCGCTGGGCGTGGACGCTGAGGGCGGCCACGGTGGACGCCGCGGGCAAGCCGGTGCCGGCGGTGGCGATCGGCATCGGCGATTTCCTCAACACCATCATCCAGTTCGTGATCGTGGCCTTCGCCATCTTCATGCTGGTCAAGGCGATCAACCGCATCGCCCGCAAGGAACCGCCGGCGCCGAAGGCCCCGAGCGAGGAAGTGCTGCTGCTGCGCGAGATCCGCGATTCGCTCAAGCCCGAGCCGCGCCCGGAGTAA
- a CDS encoding fumarylacetoacetate hydrolase family protein produces the protein MKDLFAAAEAPRVPVRGLGLFPVHRIYCVGRNFADHAREMGASAPASKAERGQPTFFMKPADALVIGDEAIPYPSATQELHHEVELVVALGQDAPAGVLPVDAAEALVLAYGVGLDLTRRDLQAAAKAKGLPWDIAKGFDASAPISELIPAGEVGALEALNLSLEVNGEVRQQSLLEQMIWNVPEILHELSKLFALRAGDLVFMGTPAGVAALRPGDRFSARLENVAERHGRIVG, from the coding sequence ATGAAAGACCTGTTCGCCGCTGCCGAGGCTCCGCGCGTTCCCGTGCGCGGCCTGGGTCTGTTCCCGGTGCATCGCATCTACTGCGTGGGCCGCAACTTCGCCGACCATGCGCGCGAGATGGGCGCCAGCGCACCGGCCTCGAAGGCCGAGCGCGGCCAGCCGACCTTCTTCATGAAACCGGCCGATGCGCTGGTGATCGGCGACGAGGCCATCCCCTACCCGTCCGCGACCCAGGAGCTGCACCACGAGGTGGAACTGGTGGTGGCGCTGGGCCAGGACGCGCCGGCCGGCGTGCTGCCGGTCGACGCCGCCGAGGCGCTGGTCCTGGCCTATGGCGTGGGCCTGGACCTGACCCGTCGCGACCTGCAGGCCGCCGCCAAGGCCAAGGGCCTGCCGTGGGACATCGCCAAGGGCTTCGACGCGTCCGCGCCGATCAGCGAGCTGATCCCGGCCGGCGAGGTCGGTGCGCTGGAAGCGCTGAACCTGTCGCTGGAGGTCAATGGCGAGGTGCGCCAGCAGTCGCTGCTGGAGCAGATGATCTGGAACGTGCCGGAGATCCTGCACGAATTGTCCAAGCTGTTCGCGCTGCGCGCCGGCGACCTGGTGTTCATGGGCACGCCGGCCGGCGTGGCCGCGCTGCGCCCGGGCGACCGTTTCAGCGCGCGCCTGGAGAACGTCGCCGAGCGCCACGGCCGCATCGTCGGCTGA
- a CDS encoding Rieske (2Fe-2S) protein, giving the protein MTESPAVLASLHDLVPGELAEAGAVLGGESESLLLYREGDAVRAWLNVCPHAGRRLDWAPGQFLKSREGHVVCAAHGAAFELQGGLCVSGPCRGQSLHAVPVDVRAGQVVLV; this is encoded by the coding sequence ATGACCGAATCTCCCGCCGTGCTGGCATCGCTGCACGATCTCGTCCCCGGCGAACTGGCCGAGGCCGGGGCGGTGCTCGGTGGCGAGTCCGAGTCGTTGCTGCTGTACCGCGAGGGCGACGCCGTGCGCGCCTGGTTGAACGTGTGCCCGCACGCCGGGCGCCGCCTGGACTGGGCGCCGGGGCAGTTCCTGAAGAGCCGCGAGGGCCATGTGGTGTGCGCCGCGCACGGCGCCGCCTTCGAACTGCAGGGCGGCCTGTGCGTGTCCGGCCCATGCCGCGGCCAGAGCCTGCATGCGGTGCCGGTGGATGTGCGGGCAGGGCAGGTGGTGCTGGTCTAG